Proteins encoded in a region of the Pseudomonas viciae genome:
- a CDS encoding GTP 3',8-cyclase MoaA, whose product MIVDRQGRRFRNLRISLTSACNYACTYCVPNGKRLVAAQDELSAEAMARGVAYLIEAAGIERLRITGGEPLVSPKLESFMTAVGQMGLEDISLTTNGQLLAKKLPLLVDAGIRRINVSLDTLDPAAFRSIARGGDLATVLDGMEQARAAGLKIKVNMVPLRGQNLDQVMPLLEYCLERGYELRFIELMRMGHLASDSNAFLQQFVSLQQLLSLIGEQYEYLQADAPVDATAVRYEIPGLGHFGVIANESVPFCRTCSRLRLSSTGWLHGCLSSSNRHFVGDLLDKPRHQALPALQRLLVKALGDKQEVAFSGGATIMKIIGG is encoded by the coding sequence ATGATCGTTGACCGTCAAGGCAGGCGTTTTCGCAATTTGCGGATCAGCCTGACTTCCGCCTGCAATTACGCCTGTACCTACTGCGTGCCCAACGGCAAGCGGCTGGTGGCTGCGCAGGATGAACTGTCGGCCGAGGCCATGGCGCGGGGCGTGGCTTACCTGATCGAAGCCGCCGGCATCGAACGGCTGCGCATCACCGGTGGCGAGCCACTGGTCAGCCCCAAGCTTGAAAGTTTCATGACGGCGGTGGGGCAGATGGGCCTGGAAGACATCAGCCTGACCACCAACGGTCAGTTGCTGGCGAAAAAACTACCGTTGCTGGTAGACGCTGGCATTCGCCGGATCAACGTTTCCCTCGATACCCTGGACCCCGCAGCGTTTCGCAGTATCGCCCGTGGCGGCGACCTGGCGACCGTGCTCGACGGCATGGAACAGGCCCGGGCGGCGGGGCTGAAGATCAAGGTCAACATGGTGCCGTTACGCGGGCAGAACCTGGACCAGGTGATGCCTTTGCTCGAATACTGCCTGGAACGTGGCTATGAGTTGCGTTTCATCGAGTTGATGCGCATGGGCCACCTGGCCAGCGACTCCAACGCCTTCCTGCAGCAGTTCGTCAGTCTTCAACAGTTGCTGAGCCTGATTGGCGAGCAATACGAATACCTGCAAGCCGACGCGCCAGTGGATGCCACGGCGGTGCGCTATGAGATCCCGGGGTTGGGGCACTTTGGCGTGATCGCCAACGAAAGCGTGCCTTTCTGCCGTACCTGCTCCCGGCTGCGGTTGTCCTCTACGGGGTGGCTGCATGGCTGCCTGTCGTCGAGTAACCGTCATTTCGTCGGCGACCTTTTGGATAAACCTCGTCATCAGGCATTGCCGGCGCTGCAGCGCCTGCTGGTCAAGGCGTTGGGAGATAAGCAGGAAGTGGCGTTCTCCGGTGGCGCGACCATCATGAAAATCATCGGCGGCTGA
- a CDS encoding DNA polymerase III subunit delta', with product MAEAYPWQEGLWQQLAGRAQHAHAYLLHGPAGIGKRALAERLMASLLCQRPGAANACGECKSCLLLKAGSHPDNYVLEPEEADKAIKVDQVRDLVSFVVQTAQMGGRKVVLIEPVESMNINAANALLKSLEEPSGDTVLLLVSHQPSRLLATIKSRCVQQACPLPSEAMSLQWLAQALPDNSDEERVELLTLAAGSPLAAVSLQAQGVREQRALVVDGVKKLLKQQQSPTQLAEGWNAIPLLLLFDWFCDWSSLILRYQLTEDEAGLGLADMRKVIQYLAQKSSQDKILNIQDWILAQRQKVLSKANLNRVLLLEALLVQWASLPGRN from the coding sequence GTGGCTGAAGCCTACCCATGGCAGGAGGGGCTCTGGCAGCAACTGGCCGGTCGTGCCCAGCATGCCCATGCCTATCTGCTGCACGGTCCGGCCGGCATCGGCAAGCGCGCGCTGGCCGAACGCCTGATGGCCAGCCTGCTGTGCCAGCGTCCGGGTGCCGCGAACGCTTGTGGTGAATGCAAGTCCTGCCTGCTGCTCAAGGCGGGCAGCCATCCGGACAATTACGTGTTGGAGCCGGAGGAAGCGGACAAGGCGATCAAGGTCGACCAGGTGCGTGATTTGGTCAGTTTCGTGGTCCAGACCGCACAAATGGGCGGGCGCAAAGTGGTGCTGATCGAGCCAGTCGAGTCGATGAACATCAACGCCGCCAACGCCCTGCTCAAGAGTCTCGAAGAGCCCTCCGGCGACACCGTGCTGTTGCTGGTCAGCCATCAGCCGAGTCGCTTGCTGGCGACCATCAAGAGCCGTTGCGTGCAGCAGGCTTGCCCGCTGCCGAGTGAGGCGATGAGTTTGCAGTGGCTGGCCCAGGCTCTGCCTGACAACTCTGATGAAGAGCGTGTCGAGTTGCTGACCCTCGCTGCCGGTTCGCCCCTGGCGGCTGTCAGTCTTCAAGCCCAGGGCGTGCGCGAGCAGCGGGCGCTGGTAGTGGACGGTGTGAAAAAACTGCTCAAGCAGCAGCAATCCCCCACGCAACTGGCTGAAGGTTGGAATGCCATCCCATTGCTGTTGCTGTTCGACTGGTTCTGCGACTGGTCGAGCCTGATCCTGCGCTACCAACTCACCGAGGACGAAGCGGGCCTCGGGTTGGCGGACATGCGCAAGGTGATCCAATACCTGGCGCAAAAAAGCAGCCAGGACAAAATCTTGAACATTCAGGACTGGATTCTTGCCCAACGGCAAAAGGTGTTGAGCAAGGCGAACCTCAATCGGGTGCTGTTGCTCGAGGCGCTGTTGGTGCAGTGGGCGAGTCTGCCTGGTCGAAACTGA
- the tmk gene encoding dTMP kinase, translating into MTGLFITLEGPEGAGKSTNREYLAERLRAAGLEVVLTREPGGTPLAERIREVLLAPVEEVMNPDTELLLVFAARAQHLAEVIRPALARGAVVLCDRFTDSTYAYQGGGRGLSLERIAALETFVQGELRPDLTLVFDLPVEIGLARASARGRLDRFELEGQAFFNAVRNAFLSRAKADPARYLLIDAAQPLMQVQQSLDGLLPRLLERARG; encoded by the coding sequence GTGACTGGCTTGTTTATAACGCTGGAAGGCCCCGAGGGCGCCGGCAAGAGCACCAACCGCGAATACCTGGCCGAACGCCTGCGGGCTGCCGGCCTTGAGGTGGTACTGACCCGTGAACCTGGCGGTACGCCGTTGGCCGAGCGGATTCGCGAAGTGCTGTTGGCGCCGGTCGAAGAAGTCATGAACCCTGACACCGAGCTGTTGCTGGTGTTCGCGGCCCGTGCGCAGCACTTGGCCGAAGTGATTCGCCCTGCGCTGGCCCGTGGCGCGGTGGTGCTCTGCGATCGTTTTACCGATTCGACCTACGCCTATCAGGGCGGTGGCCGGGGCTTGTCCCTGGAGCGCATCGCCGCGCTGGAGACCTTCGTCCAGGGTGAGCTGCGGCCTGACCTGACCCTGGTGTTCGATCTGCCGGTGGAAATTGGCCTGGCCCGCGCCAGCGCCCGTGGCCGGCTGGATCGTTTCGAGCTCGAGGGCCAGGCGTTTTTCAACGCGGTACGCAATGCCTTCCTGAGTCGCGCCAAGGCCGATCCAGCCCGTTACTTATTGATCGATGCCGCTCAGCCGTTGATGCAGGTCCAGCAGTCCCTGGACGGCTTGCTGCCACGTTTGCTGGAGCGTGCCCGTGGCTGA
- the pabC gene encoding aminodeoxychorismate lyase, whose product MESWVDGQPADVLSLKNRGLAYGDGLFETIAVHEGEPVLLARHLQRLEAGCRRLALKVDLNDLSAELSTYARGLGNGVLKLIVTRGDSQRGYAADPSAPARRILQGNPPAAYPAAHAEQGVRLFPCTVRLSEQPLLAGLKHLNRLEQVLARAEWNDSEHAEGLMLDTSGRVIEGVFSNLFLVRDGVLITADLSRCGVAGVMRAELLFQAESQGIATQITDIRLEQLHQADEVFVCNSVYGVWPVHTCGSARWSVGPLTRKLQTLARALLDA is encoded by the coding sequence ATGGAAAGCTGGGTCGACGGTCAGCCGGCCGACGTCCTGTCGCTGAAAAATCGCGGCCTGGCTTACGGCGATGGGCTGTTTGAAACCATCGCCGTGCATGAGGGCGAGCCGGTGTTGCTGGCGCGTCATCTGCAGCGCCTGGAAGCGGGCTGCCGGCGGTTGGCGCTCAAGGTCGACCTGAACGACTTGAGCGCTGAACTGAGCACCTACGCCCGAGGCCTGGGCAACGGCGTGCTGAAGCTGATCGTCACGCGTGGCGACAGCCAGCGCGGTTATGCTGCTGATCCCTCGGCCCCGGCCCGACGCATCCTGCAAGGGAACCCGCCGGCCGCTTATCCTGCTGCACATGCCGAACAAGGTGTTCGCCTGTTTCCTTGCACCGTGCGCCTGTCGGAGCAGCCCTTGCTTGCCGGCCTCAAGCACCTCAATCGCCTTGAACAAGTGCTGGCCCGCGCCGAATGGAACGACTCGGAACATGCCGAAGGCTTGATGCTGGATACATCCGGGCGGGTCATCGAAGGGGTCTTCAGTAACCTGTTCCTGGTGCGCGATGGCGTGTTGATCACGGCGGATCTGAGCCGCTGCGGCGTGGCCGGCGTGATGCGCGCAGAATTATTGTTTCAAGCCGAGTCTCAAGGTATCGCCACGCAAATCACCGACATTCGCCTTGAACAGCTGCACCAGGCCGATGAAGTCTTCGTCTGCAACAGCGTCTATGGCGTGTGGCCAGTGCACACATGTGGTTCGGCGCGCTGGTCGGTTGGGCCGCTCACCCGTAAACTGCAGACCCTTGCCCGCGCGCTATTGGATGCTTGA
- a CDS encoding PilZ domain-containing protein, whose product MNEPVSPGPRNGILSLTIKDKSVLYAAYMPFIKNGGLFIPTNKNYRLGDEVFMLLSLMDEPEKIPVAGKVIWMTPKGAQGNRAAGVGVQFNDGDNVARNQIETHLAGTLKSDRPTHTM is encoded by the coding sequence ATGAACGAACCTGTCAGTCCCGGGCCACGCAACGGCATCCTGTCCCTGACGATCAAGGACAAGTCGGTGCTTTACGCCGCCTACATGCCCTTCATCAAGAATGGCGGCCTGTTCATTCCCACCAACAAGAATTATCGCCTGGGCGATGAAGTGTTCATGCTGTTGAGCCTGATGGATGAACCAGAGAAGATCCCGGTCGCCGGCAAGGTGATCTGGATGACCCCCAAAGGTGCCCAGGGTAACCGGGCCGCTGGCGTTGGCGTGCAGTTCAATGACGGCGACAATGTGGCCCGCAATCAGATCGAAACCCACCTGGCCGGAACCCTGAAGTCCGACCGTCCCACCCATACGATGTAG
- a CDS encoding DUF1285 domain-containing protein: MSGPQKANDLLGQIPKTKGLPPVHLWNPDFCGDIDMRIARDGTWYYLGTPIGRKPMVKLFSTIIRRDGDDYFLITPVEKVGIKVDDAPFVAVTLEVEGQGEGQLLRFTTNVEETTEAGAEHPLRVVIDPQTQEPAPYVHVRSNLEALIHRNVFYQLVELAVSREIDGQRWLGVWSGGVFFPIGLEP; encoded by the coding sequence ATGAGCGGACCGCAAAAAGCCAATGACTTGCTGGGGCAGATCCCCAAGACCAAAGGCCTGCCGCCGGTCCACTTGTGGAACCCCGACTTCTGCGGCGACATCGACATGCGCATCGCCCGTGACGGCACCTGGTACTACCTGGGCACGCCTATCGGGCGAAAGCCGATGGTCAAGCTGTTCTCCACCATCATCCGCCGCGACGGCGATGATTACTTCCTGATTACCCCCGTGGAAAAAGTCGGCATCAAGGTCGACGATGCGCCGTTCGTGGCCGTGACCCTCGAGGTTGAAGGTCAAGGGGAAGGGCAGTTGTTGCGCTTCACCACCAATGTCGAGGAAACCACCGAGGCTGGTGCCGAGCATCCGCTGCGGGTGGTGATCGATCCCCAGACCCAGGAGCCTGCGCCCTACGTGCATGTGCGCAGCAACCTCGAAGCGCTGATCCACCGCAATGTGTTCTACCAACTGGTGGAACTGGCGGTCAGCCGCGAGATCGATGGGCAGAGGTGGTTGGGCGTGTGGAGTGGTGGGGTGTTCTTCCCGATTGGCCTGGAACCGTAA
- a CDS encoding TetR/AcrR family transcriptional regulator: MHKEPRKVREFRRREQEILDTALKLFLDQGEDSVTVEMIADAVGIGKGTIYKHFKSKAEIYLRLMLDYERDLNELLHSADVDKDKEALSRAYFEFRMRDPQRYRLFDRLEEKVVKGNQVPEMVEELHKIRASNFERLTLLIKGRISEGKLEDVPPYFHYCAAWALVHGAVALYHSPFWSNVLEDQEGFFQFLMDIGVRMGNKRKRDTDVPSN; the protein is encoded by the coding sequence ATGCACAAAGAACCCCGTAAGGTCCGTGAGTTTCGCCGCCGCGAGCAGGAAATTCTCGACACCGCGCTCAAGTTGTTCCTCGACCAGGGTGAAGACAGCGTCACCGTCGAGATGATTGCGGATGCCGTGGGTATCGGCAAAGGCACCATTTATAAACATTTCAAATCCAAGGCGGAGATCTACCTGCGCCTGATGCTCGATTACGAGCGCGATTTGAACGAGTTGCTGCATTCGGCTGATGTGGACAAGGACAAGGAGGCCCTGTCGCGGGCCTACTTCGAGTTTCGCATGCGCGACCCGCAACGCTACCGCTTGTTCGATCGCCTGGAAGAGAAGGTGGTCAAGGGCAATCAGGTGCCGGAGATGGTCGAGGAGCTGCACAAGATCCGCGCCTCGAACTTCGAACGCCTGACCCTGCTGATCAAGGGGCGGATCAGCGAAGGCAAGCTCGAAGACGTGCCGCCTTATTTCCATTACTGCGCGGCCTGGGCGTTGGTGCACGGCGCGGTGGCGCTGTATCACTCGCCGTTCTGGAGCAACGTGCTGGAAGACCAGGAAGGCTTCTTCCAGTTCCTGATGGACATTGGCGTGCGCATGGGCAACAAGCGCAAGCGCGATACCGACGTCCCGAGCAACTGA
- the fabF gene encoding beta-ketoacyl-ACP synthase II, with product MSRRRVVVTGMGMLSPLGTDVPSSWQGILAGRSGIGLIEHTDLSAYSTRFGGSVKGFNVEEYLSVKEARKLDLFIQYGLAAGFQAVRNAGLEVTDANRERIGVAMGSGIGGLTNIEETSRTLHESGPRRISPFFVPGSIINMISGFLSIHLGAQGPNYAIATACTTGTHCIGMAARNIMYDEADVMIAGGAEMAACGLGMGGFGASRALSTRNDEPARASRPWDKGRDGFVLSDGAGALVLEELEHAKARGATIYAELIGFGTSGDAYHMTSPPADGAGAARCIANALRDAKLNGEQVQYINAHGTSTPAGDLAEAQAIKTVFGDHAYKLAVSSTKSMTGHLLGAAGAVEAIFSVLAINSQVAPPTINLDEPDEGCDLDFVPHTARSMDIDVVLSNSFGFGGTNGSLVFRRFAG from the coding sequence GTGTCGCGTAGACGCGTCGTAGTCACCGGTATGGGTATGTTATCGCCACTGGGCACGGATGTGCCGAGCAGCTGGCAGGGCATTCTGGCTGGCCGCAGTGGCATTGGTCTGATCGAACACACTGACCTTTCTGCCTATTCCACCCGTTTTGGCGGCTCGGTAAAGGGCTTCAATGTCGAGGAATACCTGTCGGTCAAGGAAGCCCGCAAGCTTGACCTGTTCATTCAATACGGCCTGGCAGCCGGTTTCCAGGCGGTGCGTAACGCCGGTCTGGAAGTCACCGACGCCAACCGTGAACGCATCGGCGTGGCCATGGGCTCGGGTATTGGCGGTTTGACCAATATCGAAGAAACCAGCCGCACGCTGCACGAGTCGGGGCCGCGACGGATCTCTCCGTTCTTTGTGCCGGGCTCGATCATCAATATGATTTCCGGTTTCCTGTCCATCCATCTGGGGGCGCAGGGACCTAACTACGCCATTGCCACGGCGTGCACCACTGGCACTCACTGCATCGGCATGGCCGCGCGTAACATCATGTACGACGAAGCCGACGTGATGATTGCCGGTGGCGCCGAGATGGCCGCTTGCGGTTTGGGCATGGGGGGCTTTGGTGCGTCCCGTGCGTTGTCGACCCGCAACGACGAACCGGCCCGGGCGAGCCGCCCATGGGACAAGGGGCGTGATGGCTTCGTGCTGTCCGACGGTGCCGGTGCGTTGGTACTCGAAGAGCTGGAGCACGCCAAGGCACGTGGCGCGACCATCTATGCCGAACTGATCGGTTTTGGTACCAGCGGCGACGCCTACCACATGACGTCGCCACCGGCTGATGGCGCAGGTGCTGCCCGTTGTATCGCCAACGCCTTGCGTGACGCGAAACTCAACGGCGAGCAGGTGCAGTACATCAATGCCCACGGCACTTCCACCCCGGCGGGCGACCTGGCCGAAGCCCAGGCGATCAAGACGGTGTTCGGCGATCACGCTTACAAGCTGGCCGTCAGCTCGACCAAGTCCATGACTGGTCACCTGTTGGGCGCCGCAGGTGCGGTGGAGGCGATCTTCAGTGTCTTGGCGATTAACAGCCAGGTGGCACCGCCGACCATCAACCTCGATGAGCCGGATGAAGGCTGTGACTTGGACTTCGTGCCACACACGGCCCGCAGCATGGACATCGATGTGGTGCTATCCAACTCCTTCGGTTTTGGTGGGACCAATGGCTCGCTGGTGTTCCGCCGGTTCGCCGGTTGA
- the mltG gene encoding endolytic transglycosylase MltG, translating into MRRKFLLLLETGLVLAGLLLGASAWKIYSALQQPLNITQEELLDVPNGTTPTGTLKRLEADGLIKDAFWLRVYWRFNLADQPLHSGEYRMVPGMTMQGLIDVWKRGEVVQYSVTLVEGWNFRQVRAALAKDEKLQQTLAGLSDSQVMERLGHSGVFPEGRFFPDTYRFVRGTSDADLLEKAYARLEDVLAKEWAQRATDLPYTQPYQALIMASLVEKETGVPQERGQIAGVFVRRMRLGMLLQTDPTVIYGLGERYTGKLTRAHLKEENPYNTYLIPGLPPTPIAMVGREAIHAALNPVSGNSLYFVARGDGSHVFSDDLESHNNAVREFQLKRRADYRSSPAPGTPDEQVPIPAPSPEVPEQQPAPEPNASEPPSPQ; encoded by the coding sequence GTGAGACGTAAATTCTTGCTGCTGCTGGAAACCGGACTGGTTCTGGCAGGGCTGTTGTTGGGCGCTTCGGCCTGGAAGATTTATTCGGCGCTGCAACAGCCGCTGAATATCACCCAGGAAGAATTGCTGGACGTGCCCAACGGGACCACCCCGACTGGAACCCTCAAACGCCTCGAAGCCGACGGCCTGATCAAGGACGCCTTTTGGCTGCGAGTCTATTGGCGCTTCAATCTCGCCGACCAGCCATTGCACTCCGGTGAGTACCGGATGGTGCCGGGCATGACGATGCAAGGCCTGATCGACGTCTGGAAGCGCGGCGAAGTGGTGCAGTACAGCGTGACCCTGGTGGAAGGCTGGAATTTTCGTCAGGTCCGCGCGGCGCTGGCCAAGGATGAAAAACTCCAGCAGACCCTCGCTGGCCTGAGCGACAGCCAGGTGATGGAGCGTCTTGGCCATTCCGGGGTATTTCCCGAAGGTCGGTTCTTCCCGGACACCTATCGCTTCGTGCGCGGAACCTCGGATGCCGATCTGCTGGAAAAAGCCTATGCCCGGCTGGAAGACGTGCTTGCCAAAGAGTGGGCCCAGCGTGCCACCGATCTGCCTTACACCCAGCCCTACCAGGCGCTGATCATGGCGTCCCTGGTGGAAAAGGAAACCGGTGTGCCCCAGGAACGCGGGCAGATCGCTGGTGTATTCGTGCGCCGCATGCGCCTGGGCATGCTGCTGCAAACCGACCCTACGGTGATCTACGGCCTGGGCGAGCGCTACACCGGCAAACTCACCCGTGCCCACCTGAAAGAAGAAAATCCGTACAACACCTATTTGATTCCAGGCCTGCCGCCCACGCCGATTGCGATGGTGGGGCGCGAAGCGATTCATGCCGCGTTGAACCCGGTGTCGGGCAACAGCCTTTACTTTGTCGCCCGCGGTGATGGCAGCCATGTGTTCTCCGATGACCTGGAATCGCACAACAACGCGGTGCGTGAGTTTCAGCTCAAGCGCCGCGCCGATTACCGTTCCAGCCCGGCTCCGGGCACGCCGGACGAGCAGGTGCCGATTCCCGCGCCGTCGCCCGAAGTACCTGAACAGCAACCTGCACCCGAACCGAATGCCAGCGAGCCGCCGAGCCCGCAATGA
- a CDS encoding FadR/GntR family transcriptional regulator, with protein MSSSFHASTVDWLGGWIAAGQVKPGQTIKVEADLGQQLGVSRTVIREAIKTLVAKGMLEVGPKVGTRVLPVRRWNLFDPQVVGWLSRSGLPENFVDDLLDLRRTIEPMAVRWACERATADQVQAIRLAYHALERAVDSGADYNRADQFFHECILAASHNQFIEQMVPALGALLAVSFEVSAADPDELRRTLPIHKDIADAIAARDAARGVWACMTLIDNADLAIKRFYPNVMAGRTDAAGQAGNRRFQ; from the coding sequence ATGTCCAGCAGTTTTCATGCATCGACCGTCGATTGGCTGGGGGGCTGGATCGCCGCCGGCCAGGTCAAGCCTGGGCAGACCATCAAGGTCGAGGCGGACTTGGGCCAGCAACTGGGCGTCAGCCGCACAGTGATTCGCGAGGCGATCAAGACCCTGGTGGCCAAAGGCATGCTCGAAGTCGGGCCGAAAGTCGGTACGCGGGTGTTGCCGGTGCGGCGCTGGAACCTGTTCGACCCGCAGGTGGTCGGCTGGCTGTCGCGCAGCGGCCTGCCGGAAAACTTTGTCGATGACTTGCTGGACCTGCGCCGTACCATCGAGCCGATGGCGGTGCGCTGGGCTTGCGAGCGGGCCACGGCCGACCAGGTGCAGGCGATCCGCCTGGCCTACCATGCCCTGGAGCGGGCGGTGGACAGCGGCGCCGATTACAACCGCGCCGACCAGTTTTTCCACGAGTGCATCCTCGCGGCCAGCCATAATCAATTCATCGAACAGATGGTCCCGGCCCTGGGCGCGCTGCTGGCGGTGTCGTTCGAGGTGTCGGCCGCCGACCCGGATGAGCTGCGCCGCACCTTGCCGATTCACAAGGACATCGCCGACGCCATCGCCGCCCGTGACGCGGCGCGCGGTGTCTGGGCCTGCATGACGCTGATCGATAATGCCGACCTGGCGATCAAGCGCTTTTACCCAAATGTCATGGCCGGTCGAACAGACGCTGCCGGGCAAGCTGGAAACAGGAGGTTTCAATGA
- a CDS encoding TatD family hydrolase yields the protein MLVDSHCHLDRLDLAAHDGSLDAALDAARQRGVGHFLCIGVSADNAADVKALAERYADVDCSVGIHPLDVQPDAAPALDWLLRELDHPRVVAIGETGLDYHYEPEAAEVQQASFRLHLEAARQTGKPVIIHTRGARADTLALLRDAGLPQAGVLHCFTEDWEMAKAALDMGYYISLSGIVTFRNADALRDVASKVPADRLLVETDSPYLAPIPYRGKPNLPQYVREVAEFLAMLRGESYERFAEQTTENFKQLFPLAHVRPTHA from the coding sequence ATGCTTGTAGATTCCCATTGCCACCTTGACCGTCTCGACCTCGCTGCCCATGACGGCTCCCTGGACGCTGCGCTGGACGCTGCCCGCCAGCGGGGCGTCGGACACTTCCTGTGCATCGGTGTCAGTGCCGACAACGCCGCCGACGTCAAGGCGCTGGCTGAACGTTATGCGGATGTCGATTGTTCGGTCGGTATCCATCCACTGGATGTCCAGCCCGATGCCGCACCGGCCCTTGACTGGCTGCTACGAGAGCTCGATCACCCACGGGTGGTCGCCATTGGCGAAACCGGCCTGGACTATCACTACGAGCCGGAAGCCGCCGAGGTCCAGCAGGCCTCGTTCCGGCTGCACCTGGAGGCCGCGCGCCAGACCGGCAAACCGGTGATCATCCACACCCGCGGCGCCCGGGCCGACACCCTGGCCTTGCTGCGTGACGCTGGGTTGCCCCAGGCTGGCGTGCTGCATTGCTTCACCGAAGACTGGGAGATGGCCAAGGCGGCGCTGGACATGGGGTATTACATTTCCTTGTCCGGGATTGTCACCTTTCGCAATGCCGACGCCCTGCGCGACGTGGCCAGTAAAGTGCCGGCTGATCGCCTGCTGGTGGAAACCGATTCACCGTACCTGGCGCCGATTCCGTATCGCGGCAAGCCGAACCTTCCGCAATACGTACGGGAGGTGGCGGAGTTTTTGGCGATGTTGCGTGGTGAGTCCTATGAGCGGTTCGCCGAACAGACCACAGAAAATTTTAAGCAATTGTTTCCACTGGCCCACGTGCGGCCGACGCACGCCTGA
- a CDS encoding DUF4823 domain-containing protein: MRSLVLLLAVLALGGCMNVSDMGEGVRYHMSDAGLLDHSESRRINNLRIQPDSFIYIAQGAFAPPGSAYPRPNVVAEEAFNGFIEYFPMVRRARVPEGLDQAMGEARAAGAHYLLYTRFAKADNRIGNTDEWQDEEAVDRLGVDTSVIQIMLIETSTQYLIDTARIKSRGGLLTLHDKQPQDLIAAPLREYARTLLGMGDE; this comes from the coding sequence ATGCGTAGCCTGGTTTTGCTGCTGGCCGTTTTGGCGCTTGGTGGCTGCATGAATGTCAGCGACATGGGGGAGGGCGTTCGTTACCACATGAGCGACGCTGGCCTGCTGGACCATAGCGAAAGCCGTCGTATAAACAACCTGCGTATTCAGCCGGACTCGTTCATCTACATCGCTCAGGGGGCCTTCGCGCCACCCGGCAGCGCCTATCCGCGTCCCAACGTCGTGGCCGAAGAAGCCTTTAACGGTTTCATCGAATATTTCCCCATGGTCCGTCGCGCCCGTGTTCCCGAAGGCCTCGACCAGGCCATGGGCGAAGCCCGTGCCGCCGGTGCCCATTACTTGCTTTACACCCGGTTCGCCAAGGCCGATAACCGCATCGGCAACACCGACGAATGGCAAGATGAAGAAGCGGTGGATCGCCTGGGTGTGGATACCAGCGTGATTCAAATCATGTTGATCGAGACCAGCACCCAGTATTTGATTGATACTGCACGGATCAAGAGTCGTGGCGGTTTACTGACGTTGCACGACAAGCAACCACAAGACCTCATCGCCGCGCCTTTGCGTGAATATGCCCGCACCTTGCTGGGGATGGGCGACGAGTAA
- a CDS encoding SMP-30/gluconolactonase/LRE family protein: MKWTAVTEHRATLGEGPFWDVPTQALYWVDIAGKQALRLIGANVQIWQMPEHVSAFIPTQSGDALVTLSSGVYRLDLDSPGLEPRLTLLCMADPQPGNRPNEARCDALGQLWLGTMQNNIGEEGEDLPVEQRSGGLFRVSSDGRVMPLLRGLGIPNTLLWSPDGTTVYFGDSLDGTLYRHFIYPEGNLAPAQVWFGPHPRGGPDGSAMDARGYIWNARWDGSCLLRLHPDGHVDRVIELPVSRPTSCVFGGEDLKTLYITSAASPLGHPLDGAVLSMRVDVPGVACTRFAGIVPKYGM, from the coding sequence ATGAAGTGGACAGCGGTGACGGAACATCGGGCGACATTGGGTGAGGGGCCGTTCTGGGATGTGCCGACACAAGCACTGTATTGGGTTGATATCGCCGGCAAGCAGGCGCTGCGACTGATCGGCGCCAATGTGCAGATCTGGCAGATGCCCGAGCATGTGTCTGCCTTCATTCCAACCCAGAGTGGCGACGCGCTGGTGACCCTGAGCAGTGGTGTGTACCGGCTGGATCTCGACTCACCGGGGCTGGAACCCCGCTTGACGCTGCTGTGCATGGCCGATCCCCAGCCCGGAAATCGGCCCAACGAAGCCCGTTGCGATGCCCTGGGCCAACTCTGGCTTGGCACCATGCAGAACAACATCGGCGAAGAGGGCGAGGACTTGCCTGTCGAGCAGCGGTCCGGCGGGCTGTTTCGCGTCAGCAGTGATGGTCGGGTCATGCCGTTGTTGCGCGGGCTGGGCATTCCCAACACCTTGCTATGGAGCCCCGATGGCACCACGGTGTATTTCGGCGATAGTCTCGATGGCACGTTGTACCGACACTTTATCTACCCTGAGGGCAACCTGGCGCCCGCGCAGGTCTGGTTTGGCCCCCACCCCCGTGGTGGGCCGGACGGTTCGGCAATGGATGCCCGAGGTTATATCTGGAACGCGCGCTGGGATGGCAGTTGCCTGCTGCGGTTGCACCCGGACGGTCATGTCGATCGGGTGATCGAGTTGCCCGTCAGTCGACCGACCAGTTGTGTGTTCGGTGGTGAGGACCTCAAGACGTTGTACATCACCAGCGCGGCGAGTCCGCTGGGCCATCCGCTGGACGGTGCCGTGCTGTCGATGCGGGTGGATGTCCCTGGTGTGGCCTGTACTCGGTTTGCTGGGATTGTCCCAAAATATGGGATGTAA